Proteins encoded together in one Microbacterium oxydans window:
- a CDS encoding GNAT family N-acetyltransferase — MTAVRIRDAETADLDTITAIHNHAVVHTTAIWNEEAVDLADRAAWLADRAARGYPVIVAVDDSGVLGYASYAQWRPHSGYRLTVEHSVYVLDGQHGRGIGTTLMAALIEHARTAGMHVMIAGIESGNTASIALHERLGFTEVGRMPQVGAKFGRWLDLSMLQLVLDERAEPDAGS; from the coding sequence ATGACAGCCGTGCGAATCCGAGACGCCGAGACCGCCGATCTCGACACGATCACCGCGATCCACAACCACGCCGTGGTGCATACCACCGCGATCTGGAACGAGGAGGCGGTGGACCTCGCCGACCGCGCCGCGTGGCTCGCCGACCGCGCCGCCCGGGGCTACCCGGTGATCGTCGCGGTCGACGACTCCGGGGTGCTGGGCTACGCGTCGTACGCGCAGTGGCGCCCGCACAGCGGCTACCGCCTCACGGTCGAGCACTCCGTCTACGTCCTCGACGGCCAGCACGGCCGCGGCATCGGTACCACGCTGATGGCCGCGCTCATCGAGCACGCCCGCACCGCCGGGATGCACGTGATGATCGCCGGCATCGAGAGCGGGAACACCGCCTCGATCGCCCTGCACGAGCGGCTGGGCTTCACCGAGGTGGGACGGATGCCGCAGGTCGGGGCGAAGTTCGGGCGCTGGCTCGACCTCAGCATGCTCCAGCTCGTGCTCGACGAGCGCGCCGAACCCGACGCGGGGTCCTGA
- a CDS encoding DUF4406 domain-containing protein has product MTKPLLILIAGPYRSGTNGDPALIARNLARLEEASGPIFRLGHIPMIGEWVALPILRTLDEATAADGDVMYETARRLLQHCDAVLRLPGESAGADKDVEIAHELGLAVYRSLEEIPSAATP; this is encoded by the coding sequence ATGACGAAGCCACTCCTGATCCTGATCGCCGGCCCTTATCGTTCCGGCACGAACGGCGACCCCGCCCTCATCGCCCGCAATCTGGCGCGCCTGGAGGAGGCCTCGGGGCCGATCTTCCGCCTCGGACACATCCCGATGATCGGTGAATGGGTCGCGCTGCCGATCCTGCGCACCCTCGACGAGGCCACCGCCGCAGACGGCGATGTCATGTACGAGACCGCGCGCCGGCTGCTGCAGCACTGCGATGCCGTGCTGCGCCTGCCCGGGGAATCGGCGGGCGCCGACAAGGACGTCGAGATCGCGCACGAGCTCGGATTGGCGGTCTACCGGTCGCTCGAGGAGATCCCCTCAGCCGCGACTCCGTAG
- a CDS encoding DUF808 domain-containing protein: protein MSVGLLAVVDDILSAAMKASAKAAGVVIDDAAVTPQYVQGLTPARELPVVGKIALGSLANKFLIIIPVALLLTAFAPWVLPYLLILGGAYLCFEGAEKVLEWFGVQHGHADEGARDERKLVLGAVRTDLILSTEIMLISLASLEKGLDIWATLAILAVIALLMTGVVYGAVALLVKIDDIGLKMAKNPVQRVRHTGTRIVRSMPAVFRFISILGTVAMLWVGGHLVLVNLGEVGWHFPVDVLHGIEHALEPLGGFVVWVVETIVSAIAGLALGLLIVGIILGIARLFGKTPSFHEGEESPADVHV, encoded by the coding sequence ATGTCCGTTGGACTTCTCGCCGTCGTCGACGACATCCTGAGCGCCGCGATGAAGGCCTCGGCGAAGGCGGCCGGCGTCGTGATCGACGACGCCGCGGTCACCCCGCAGTACGTGCAGGGCCTCACGCCTGCCAGGGAGTTGCCCGTCGTCGGCAAGATCGCCCTGGGGTCGCTGGCGAACAAGTTCCTGATCATCATCCCGGTGGCGCTGCTGCTGACCGCGTTCGCGCCGTGGGTGCTGCCGTACCTGCTGATCCTGGGCGGGGCCTACCTGTGCTTCGAGGGTGCGGAGAAGGTACTGGAGTGGTTCGGCGTGCAGCACGGTCACGCCGATGAGGGTGCGCGCGACGAGAGGAAGCTCGTGCTCGGCGCGGTGCGCACCGACCTGATCCTCTCGACCGAGATCATGCTCATCTCGCTCGCGAGTCTCGAGAAGGGGCTCGACATCTGGGCGACCCTGGCGATCCTCGCCGTGATCGCACTCCTGATGACGGGTGTCGTGTACGGCGCCGTGGCGCTGCTGGTGAAGATCGACGACATCGGTCTGAAGATGGCGAAGAACCCGGTGCAGCGCGTGCGACACACCGGCACCAGGATCGTGCGGTCGATGCCGGCCGTGTTCCGCTTCATCAGCATCCTCGGCACCGTGGCGATGCTCTGGGTCGGAGGCCATCTCGTACTGGTGAACCTCGGCGAGGTCGGCTGGCACTTCCCCGTCGACGTGCTGCACGGGATCGAGCATGCGCTCGAGCCGCTCGGCGGATTCGTGGTCTGGGTGGTCGAGACGATCGTGTCGGCGATCGCCGGGCTCGCGCTGGGGCTGCTGATCGTCGGGATCATCCTGGGCATCGCGCGGCTGTTCGGCAAGACCCCGAGCTTCCACGAGGGCGAGGAATCCCCCGCCGACGTGCACGTCTGA
- the pnuC gene encoding nicotinamide riboside transporter PnuC yields MDPLQWLVDAFNSQWMLPGGQTLLVREVVGNAFGLASALGGMRRKVWAWPVGIVGNLLLLTVFLGSALSPDPSLPHLLGQAGRQIMFIAVAIYGWVRWRNLDGGRVVPRWAPTSARIGMVLVMIVGTVALTPLFRLLGSWEPVWADTWTFVGSLLATYGMAKGWTEFWLIWIAVDVVGVPLLFGSGYYATGLMYVFYGVFTAVGFVIWWRAQRMAAHPIEIIPPDPSPRRPDEEELA; encoded by the coding sequence ATGGACCCGCTGCAGTGGCTCGTCGACGCCTTCAACTCGCAGTGGATGCTGCCGGGCGGACAGACGCTCCTGGTCCGCGAGGTCGTCGGCAACGCGTTCGGACTCGCGAGCGCACTCGGCGGCATGCGCCGCAAGGTGTGGGCGTGGCCGGTCGGCATCGTCGGCAACCTGCTGCTGCTCACGGTCTTCCTGGGCTCGGCGCTCAGCCCCGACCCGTCGCTGCCGCACCTGCTCGGTCAGGCCGGACGCCAGATCATGTTCATCGCGGTCGCGATCTACGGGTGGGTGCGCTGGCGCAACCTCGACGGCGGACGCGTGGTGCCGCGCTGGGCGCCGACGAGCGCACGCATCGGCATGGTCCTGGTGATGATCGTCGGGACCGTCGCCCTGACGCCGCTGTTCCGCCTGCTCGGATCGTGGGAGCCGGTATGGGCCGATACCTGGACGTTCGTCGGCTCGCTGCTCGCGACCTACGGCATGGCCAAGGGCTGGACCGAGTTCTGGCTGATCTGGATCGCCGTCGACGTGGTCGGCGTGCCTCTGCTGTTCGGCTCCGGCTATTACGCGACCGGCCTCATGTACGTGTTCTACGGCGTCTTCACCGCGGTCGGGTTCGTGATCTGGTGGCGGGCGCAGCGGATGGCCGCGCATCCGATCGAGATCATCCCGCCGGACCCGAGCCCGCGCCGGCCGGACGAGGAAGAGCTCGCCTGA
- a CDS encoding LLM class flavin-dependent oxidoreductase, whose product MTREIRFNAFDMNCVAHQSSGLWRHPDDRSRQYNTISYWTDLAKLLESATFDGIFIADVLGTYDVYGGTNEAAIRNGAQVPVNDPILLVSAMAAVTEHLGFGITAGTAFEHPYPFARRLSTLDHLTQGRIGWNVVTGYLPSAARNMGQEDQLAHDDRYDHADEYVEVLYKLWEGSWEDDAVVEDRERGIFTDPGKVHPIGHEGKHFSVPGIHISEPSPQRTPVIYQAGASPRGVKFAAENAEAIFVAAPSKEVLAGTVKRIRDALEAAGRDRYDARIYTLLTVITAATSEEATAKHAEYLSYASPEGALTFMSGWMGVDLSQYAEDEPVGNVESNAIQSVLQHLKEEADLGREWTVGDFGRHNAIGGLGPTIVGSGVEIADELQSWVAETDIDGFNLAYAVTPGTWQDVIEHVIPVLRERGAYPEEYTPGTLRHKLHGRGDRVQDTHRAAQYRVGAFARA is encoded by the coding sequence ATGACCCGCGAGATCCGCTTCAACGCCTTCGACATGAACTGCGTCGCCCACCAGTCGTCCGGCCTGTGGCGGCACCCCGACGACCGGTCACGCCAGTACAACACCATCTCCTACTGGACGGATCTCGCGAAGCTGCTGGAGAGCGCGACCTTCGACGGCATCTTCATCGCCGACGTGCTCGGCACCTATGACGTCTACGGCGGCACCAACGAGGCCGCGATCCGCAACGGCGCCCAGGTCCCGGTGAACGATCCGATCCTCCTGGTGAGCGCGATGGCCGCGGTCACCGAGCACCTGGGCTTCGGCATCACGGCCGGCACCGCGTTCGAGCACCCCTATCCGTTCGCCCGCCGACTGAGCACGCTCGACCACCTCACCCAGGGCCGGATCGGATGGAACGTCGTGACCGGCTACCTGCCCAGCGCCGCGCGCAACATGGGCCAGGAGGACCAGCTCGCGCACGACGACCGCTACGACCACGCCGACGAGTACGTCGAAGTGCTCTACAAGCTCTGGGAGGGCTCGTGGGAGGACGACGCGGTGGTCGAGGACCGCGAGCGCGGCATCTTCACCGACCCGGGCAAGGTGCATCCGATCGGACACGAGGGCAAGCACTTCAGCGTGCCCGGCATCCACATCTCCGAGCCGTCACCGCAGCGCACGCCGGTGATCTACCAGGCCGGCGCGAGTCCGCGCGGAGTGAAGTTCGCCGCCGAGAACGCCGAGGCCATCTTCGTCGCCGCCCCCTCGAAGGAGGTGCTCGCCGGCACCGTCAAGCGCATCCGCGACGCCCTCGAGGCGGCGGGCCGCGACCGGTACGACGCCCGTATCTACACGCTGCTCACCGTGATCACCGCCGCCACCAGCGAGGAGGCGACGGCGAAGCACGCCGAGTACCTCTCCTACGCGAGCCCCGAGGGCGCGCTCACGTTCATGTCGGGCTGGATGGGCGTCGACCTGTCGCAGTACGCCGAGGACGAGCCGGTCGGGAACGTCGAGTCCAACGCGATCCAGTCGGTGCTCCAGCACCTCAAGGAGGAGGCGGATCTCGGCCGCGAGTGGACCGTCGGCGACTTCGGCCGCCACAACGCGATCGGCGGCCTCGGCCCCACGATCGTCGGATCGGGCGTCGAGATCGCCGACGAGCTGCAGTCGTGGGTCGCGGAGACCGACATCGACGGCTTCAACCTCGCCTACGCGGTCACGCCCGGCACCTGGCAGGACGTGATCGAGCACGTGATCCCGGTGCTGCGCGAGCGCGGCGCCTACCCGGAGGAGTACACGCCGGGCACGCTCCGCCACAAGCTCCACGGCCGCGGCGACCGTGTGCAGGACACGCACCGCGCCGCGCAGTACCGCGTCGGCGCCTTCGCTCGCGCGTGA